From a single Leptospira levettii genomic region:
- a CDS encoding S1 RNA-binding domain-containing protein, with the protein MKGPSSEFDRLLEESFKKRQSIEPGSRHEAKVTAVKNDYVFIRTIDNKVIGNISTEEWREDVLPKIGDTLIVYFLKENSGDFYFTTCLSQDNLTEENLELANQFEIPVLGQLLLEGNGGWDVKLGSYTAFVPFSQLDVSLKGKNIAGKRIKFIISELGKKQSKILLSQKKIADKERETKKQLLRDELKVGMFVSCTVKSIHKFGLIVDMDGLDALVPQSEATYKKSPDLTTEFRVGETLRAKILTLDWSTNKISLSVKDFLSDPWSGKLPFKESDIISGTVESIKPFGLFVRLGEDFSGLVPNKETGIPQRTPLNTVFQPGQKLEVFVLEINPEKRQIALSISKASEAKDRMEYQEYLSKDESNPSVSSFGLALKKSLENQNQKKKK; encoded by the coding sequence ATGAAAGGCCCATCCTCAGAATTTGACCGTTTATTAGAAGAAAGTTTTAAAAAAAGACAATCCATTGAACCTGGCTCACGCCATGAAGCGAAAGTAACAGCTGTTAAGAATGACTATGTATTCATTAGAACCATTGACAACAAGGTCATTGGTAATATTTCTACAGAAGAATGGAGAGAAGATGTTTTACCAAAAATTGGTGATACACTGATCGTTTATTTCTTAAAAGAAAATTCTGGTGATTTTTATTTCACCACTTGCCTTTCACAAGACAACCTAACAGAAGAAAATTTAGAACTCGCAAATCAGTTTGAGATCCCAGTGCTTGGCCAACTATTATTAGAAGGGAATGGTGGATGGGATGTGAAACTTGGCAGTTACACCGCTTTTGTTCCATTCAGCCAATTGGATGTATCACTCAAAGGTAAAAATATCGCGGGCAAACGGATTAAGTTTATCATCTCTGAACTGGGAAAAAAACAATCGAAAATCCTGCTTTCTCAAAAGAAAATTGCTGATAAAGAAAGAGAAACAAAGAAACAGCTGTTACGCGATGAATTAAAGGTAGGAATGTTTGTTTCCTGCACTGTCAAAAGTATCCATAAGTTTGGTCTCATCGTGGACATGGATGGGCTTGATGCCCTTGTTCCACAATCCGAAGCAACATACAAAAAAAGTCCAGACCTCACAACTGAGTTTCGAGTGGGAGAAACACTCCGTGCAAAAATTCTAACTTTGGATTGGTCTACGAATAAAATCTCCCTCAGTGTAAAAGACTTTTTGTCAGATCCTTGGTCTGGCAAACTTCCGTTTAAAGAATCTGATATCATTTCAGGTACTGTAGAATCCATCAAACCATTCGGACTTTTTGTACGCTTAGGAGAAGATTTTTCTGGTCTTGTTCCCAACAAAGAAACGGGAATCCCACAAAGAACTCCACTCAACACAGTGTTCCAACCTGGCCAAAAACTAGAAGTGTTTGTATTGGAAATCAATCCCGAAAAAAGACAAATTGCTCTATCAATCTCCAAAGCTTCAGAAGCAAAAGACAGAATGGAATACCAAGAGTATCTTTCTAAAGATGAGTCCAATCCTTCGGTTTCCAGTTTTGGTCTTGCTTTGAAAAAATCTTTGGAAAACCAAAACCAAAAAAAGAAGAAGTAG
- the uvrB gene encoding excinuclease ABC subunit UvrB produces the protein MANFKMVSPFKAAGDQVKAIENIAKSFGEGKNKITLVGVTGSGKTFTMAEVITRVKKPTLILSHNKTLAAQLFREFKEFFPENAVEYFVSYYDYYQPEAYVPSSDTFIEKDMSMNEEIDKLRLRATSSLLERDDVIIVSSVSCIYGLGSPEDYMNSVVMLHVGDKIDRDQIIRKFLHIQYARNDIDFSRGNFRVRGDTIEIMPSYQEEGIRIELFGDEIDGLSKIDPLTGKVKTKLDRVVVYPAKHFITSGPKIKDAIEKIKEEMAAQKEYFLKQGKHLEAERIESRTNYDMEMLLELGYCSGIENYSRHLTGRSEGERPACLLDYFPGKDFLLIIDESHVTLPQIGGMYAGDRSRKQTLVEFGFRLPSALDNRPLNFEEFESMTPRTLYVSATPDTKELEKSEAVFEQIIRPTGLLDPIVEVRPTTNQIEDLLNEIRLRIEQKERILITTLTKKMSEDLTDYYKEVGLKIAYLHSEIDTIERTEIIRDLRRGVYDCIVGINLLREGLDIPEVSLVAILDADKEGFLRNYKSLIQTIGRAARNVNGKAILYADRMTDSIKKAISETERRRLIQESHNQKMGITPQTIQKEIHDILPREMAEEDSKEEALKDLEKEFTLKKYKTKDKLREALKREMLRYAQDLDFEKAAMFRDKMLALGPDKIES, from the coding sequence ATGGCAAATTTCAAAATGGTTTCTCCTTTCAAAGCTGCCGGAGACCAAGTGAAAGCAATTGAAAATATTGCGAAGTCATTCGGTGAAGGTAAAAATAAAATCACTCTTGTGGGTGTAACCGGTTCAGGGAAAACCTTTACGATGGCCGAGGTCATCACCCGCGTCAAAAAACCTACACTCATTCTATCTCATAACAAAACCTTGGCGGCACAATTATTTCGTGAGTTTAAGGAATTTTTTCCAGAAAATGCAGTAGAATATTTTGTATCTTATTACGATTATTACCAACCTGAAGCTTACGTGCCATCATCTGATACATTTATCGAAAAAGATATGTCGATGAATGAAGAGATCGACAAACTTAGGTTACGTGCAACTTCCAGTTTATTAGAACGTGATGATGTGATCATTGTGAGTTCTGTGTCTTGTATTTATGGTTTGGGTTCCCCTGAAGACTATATGAACTCAGTAGTCATGTTGCATGTGGGTGATAAAATCGATCGTGACCAAATCATTCGTAAGTTTTTACACATCCAATATGCAAGAAACGATATTGATTTTAGTCGTGGGAATTTCCGAGTTCGCGGAGATACCATTGAGATTATGCCTTCTTACCAAGAAGAGGGGATTCGCATCGAACTTTTTGGTGATGAAATTGATGGGCTTTCCAAAATTGATCCACTCACTGGAAAGGTTAAAACTAAACTGGATCGAGTGGTTGTGTATCCTGCAAAACACTTTATCACTTCTGGTCCAAAAATCAAAGATGCCATTGAAAAAATCAAAGAAGAGATGGCGGCCCAAAAAGAGTATTTTTTAAAACAAGGAAAACACTTAGAAGCAGAACGAATTGAATCTCGTACGAACTACGACATGGAAATGTTACTCGAACTTGGGTATTGTAGTGGGATCGAAAACTATTCAAGGCATTTGACAGGAAGGTCGGAAGGGGAAAGGCCTGCCTGTTTACTTGATTATTTCCCTGGAAAAGATTTTTTACTCATCATTGACGAATCACACGTAACACTCCCCCAAATTGGTGGTATGTATGCAGGTGATAGATCCAGAAAACAAACGTTAGTTGAGTTTGGGTTTCGATTACCAAGTGCCCTTGACAATCGTCCACTCAACTTTGAAGAATTTGAATCAATGACACCCAGGACTTTGTATGTGTCTGCCACTCCCGATACAAAAGAACTCGAGAAAAGTGAAGCGGTGTTTGAACAAATCATTCGCCCTACGGGACTACTTGACCCAATTGTGGAAGTAAGGCCAACCACCAATCAAATTGAAGACTTACTCAATGAAATTCGTTTGAGGATTGAACAGAAGGAAAGGATCTTAATCACCACTTTGACAAAAAAAATGTCAGAAGATTTAACTGACTATTACAAAGAAGTGGGTCTAAAGATCGCTTACTTACATTCAGAAATTGACACCATCGAACGAACGGAAATCATTCGTGATTTACGTAGAGGTGTTTATGATTGTATTGTAGGGATCAATTTACTCCGAGAAGGTTTGGATATCCCTGAAGTGTCACTTGTTGCTATCCTTGATGCAGACAAAGAAGGTTTTTTACGCAATTACAAATCTCTGATTCAGACCATCGGTCGTGCTGCAAGGAACGTAAATGGAAAGGCAATTTTGTATGCGGACAGGATGACTGATTCCATCAAAAAAGCGATTAGTGAAACCGAGAGACGTCGTTTGATCCAAGAGTCGCATAACCAAAAGATGGGGATCACTCCACAAACCATCCAAAAGGAAATTCATGATATCCTTCCTAGGGAGATGGCGGAAGAAGATAGCAAAGAAGAAGCCTTAAAAGATTTAGAAAAAGAATTTACATTGAAGAAATACAAAACCAAAGACAAGTTACGTGAAGCATTAAAACGAGAGATGTTACGTTATGCTCAAGATTTGGATTTTGAAAAAGCTGCTATGTTTCGTGACAAAATGTTAGCACTCGGCCCAGATAAAATCGAATCATAA
- a CDS encoding ATP-binding protein codes for MPFPLSRTELEKEIKTLFSNGLSGNVNDFTSWVFMETQRKFKDVPNVTLETVSTVMDEFVKEGLITTNPIDPREYYITDESSIIRKMGTSESFVILGALHYNPMQYVRARLAYFLKRNGIDEELRMDLCIATVEAVENAAKYGDGGGVEVTFQIDKQKVFTIEMINTVKDFNLEDDIQRGKFSSTATLMRGMMVMQKLFDSVDLEITDNRKQAILKATRKLT; via the coding sequence ATGCCGTTCCCTCTCTCCAGAACTGAGTTAGAGAAAGAAATCAAAACTTTGTTCTCCAATGGACTTTCGGGGAATGTGAACGATTTTACCTCTTGGGTGTTTATGGAAACCCAGAGAAAATTCAAAGATGTACCAAACGTAACTTTGGAAACCGTCTCCACAGTGATGGATGAGTTTGTCAAAGAAGGACTCATCACCACAAACCCCATTGACCCGCGAGAGTATTACATTACAGACGAGTCTTCCATCATCCGAAAGATGGGAACATCCGAATCCTTTGTGATCCTCGGAGCACTTCACTATAACCCCATGCAGTATGTGCGAGCTAGACTTGCCTACTTTCTCAAACGGAATGGAATTGATGAAGAGTTACGGATGGATCTTTGTATCGCCACCGTAGAAGCCGTTGAAAATGCCGCCAAGTACGGTGATGGTGGTGGTGTGGAAGTTACCTTCCAAATCGATAAACAAAAAGTATTTACGATTGAAATGATCAATACTGTAAAAGATTTTAATTTAGAAGATGATATCCAAAGGGGTAAATTTTCTTCCACCGCAACACTGATGCGTGGTATGATGGTCATGCAAAAACTTTTTGATTCAGTGGACTTAGAGATCACTGATAACAGAAAACAAGCTATCCTAAAAGCAACTCGTAAACTAACATAG
- a CDS encoding tRNA (cytidine(34)-2'-O)-methyltransferase: MEVALYRPEIPPNTGNIARLCVNAGVPLSIVGEPAFDLSEKAVRRAGLDYWKDLDLTQFPSWEEFQRTKQGEGKRIFLVSKFGKKTYWDVSFSSQDVFLFGRETSGLPEEIHKGHPSDQIISIPMAETSRSINLSNAVAIILYEALRQEKTRTNP; encoded by the coding sequence TTGGAAGTTGCATTGTATCGCCCAGAAATTCCACCTAACACTGGCAATATTGCCCGTTTGTGTGTGAATGCTGGGGTTCCATTGTCCATTGTGGGTGAGCCAGCCTTTGATCTTTCTGAAAAGGCAGTGAGGAGGGCGGGACTCGACTATTGGAAGGACTTGGATTTGACTCAGTTTCCTTCATGGGAAGAATTCCAAAGGACAAAACAAGGGGAAGGGAAACGAATTTTCCTAGTATCTAAGTTTGGAAAAAAAACCTATTGGGATGTTTCATTCTCCTCGCAAGATGTGTTTTTATTTGGTCGTGAGACCTCTGGGCTTCCAGAAGAAATACACAAAGGTCACCCTTCTGACCAAATCATTTCGATTCCTATGGCAGAAACGAGTCGTTCGATCAATTTATCCAATGCTGTTGCCATCATCCTTTATGAAGCACTGCGCCAAGAAAAAACAAGGACTAATCCCTAA